A part of Gadus morhua chromosome 17, gadMor3.0, whole genome shotgun sequence genomic DNA contains:
- the ino80b gene encoding INO80 complex subunit B isoform X3 translates to MGKRKDMIHPRFLAEGGLHALHKRKHKKHKKHKKKHHRDDASGGHTFPEPLEKHPHPHHPMPMPRPPPPPQLRLKIKLGGQTLGTKSVPTFTVHPGVACPPSPLMIVNKHNDYDDDDDDDDDEDDDDEEPSVPLEQYRAWLVGPNPSSKTHDEDSNVATSPMPDVDSDSLPAVPVDEEERWLDALEKGELDDNGELKKEIDESLLTARQKALLHKQQSQPLLELPMGYKEKEMTAEMMQKREERARKRRLQAAKKAEDSKNQTIERLTKTSKAKIKSMRERKFKQAQCPMVRYSDSAAGGVAISFPVGVAPPMAAPAPPPAPPAPCGVTGCDNLKRYCCSTTGVPLCSLACYKKNLALVQSAA, encoded by the exons ATGGGGAAAAGGAAAGACATGATCCACCCCAGGTTCCTTG CCGAAGGTGGACTGCATGCGCTCCACAAGaggaaacacaaaaaacacaagaagCATAAGAAGAAGCATCACCGTGACGACGCCAGCGGTGGCCACACCTTCCCCGAGCCCTTGGAgaaacacccccacccccaccaccccatgCCCATGCCCagacccccaccgccaccacagcTACGGCTCAAGATCAAACTGGGGGGCCAGACACTGGGCACTAAGAG TGTGCCGACCTTCACCGTGCACCCTGGCGTCGCCTGTCCACCCTCACCGCTGATGATCGTCAATAAACACAATGACTatgacgatgacgacgacgatgatgatgacgaagacGATGATGACGAAGAGCCATCCGTGCCTCTGGAGCAGTACCGGGCCTGGTTAG TAGGTCCCAATCCCTCTTCAAAGACACATG aTGAGGACAGCAACGTGGCTACCTCCCCGATGCCGGACGTGGACTCGGACTCGCTGCCCGCGGTCCCGGTAGACGAGGAGGAGCGGTGGCTTGACGCCCTGGAGAAAGGAGAGCTGGACGACAACGGAGAGCTGAAGAAGGAGATCGACGAGTCCCTGCTCACCGCCCGACAG AAAGCCTTGCTCCACAAGCAGCAGAGCCAGCCCCTGCTGGAGCTGCCCATGGGCtacaaggagaaggagatgacggCCGAAATGATGCAGAAGCGGGAGGAGCGTGCCCGCAAGCGGCGCCTGCAGGCCGCCAAGAAGGCGGAGGACAGCAAGAACCAGACCATTGAGAGGCTGACCAAGACCAGCAAGGCCAAGATCAAGAGCATGCGGGAGAGGAAGTTCAAGCAGGCCCAGTGCCCCATGGTGCGCTACAGCGACTCGGCCGCCGGGGGCGTGGCCATCTCCTTCCCAGTGGGCGTGGCTCCGCCCATGGCggcgccggccccgcccccggctccGCCGGCGCCCTGCGGGGTGACGGGGTGCGACAATCTCAAGAGGTACTGCTGCTCCACGACCGGCGTGCCGCTGTGTAGTCTGGCGTGCTACAAGAAGAACCTGGCGCTGGTGCAGAGCGCCGCATGA
- the ino80b gene encoding INO80 complex subunit B isoform X2: protein MGKRKDMIHPRFLAAEGGLHALHKRKHKKHKKHKKKHHRDDASGGHTFPEPLEKHPHPHHPMPMPRPPPPPQLRLKIKLGGQTLGTKSVPTFTVHPGVACPPSPLMIVNKHNDYDDDDDDDDDEDDDDEEPSVPLEQYRAWLGPNPSSKTHDEDSNVATSPMPDVDSDSLPAVPVDEEERWLDALEKGELDDNGELKKEIDESLLTARQKALLHKQQSQPLLELPMGYKEKEMTAEMMQKREERARKRRLQAAKKAEDSKNQTIERLTKTSKAKIKSMRERKFKQAQCPMVRYSDSAAGGVAISFPVGVAPPMAAPAPPPAPPAPCGVTGCDNLKRYCCSTTGVPLCSLACYKKNLALVQSAA from the exons ATGGGGAAAAGGAAAGACATGATCCACCCCAGGTTCCTTG CAGCCGAAGGTGGACTGCATGCGCTCCACAAGaggaaacacaaaaaacacaagaagCATAAGAAGAAGCATCACCGTGACGACGCCAGCGGTGGCCACACCTTCCCCGAGCCCTTGGAgaaacacccccacccccaccaccccatgCCCATGCCCagacccccaccgccaccacagcTACGGCTCAAGATCAAACTGGGGGGCCAGACACTGGGCACTAAGAG TGTGCCGACCTTCACCGTGCACCCTGGCGTCGCCTGTCCACCCTCACCGCTGATGATCGTCAATAAACACAATGACTatgacgatgacgacgacgatgatgatgacgaagacGATGATGACGAAGAGCCATCCGTGCCTCTGGAGCAGTACCGGGCCTGGTTAG GTCCCAATCCCTCTTCAAAGACACATG aTGAGGACAGCAACGTGGCTACCTCCCCGATGCCGGACGTGGACTCGGACTCGCTGCCCGCGGTCCCGGTAGACGAGGAGGAGCGGTGGCTTGACGCCCTGGAGAAAGGAGAGCTGGACGACAACGGAGAGCTGAAGAAGGAGATCGACGAGTCCCTGCTCACCGCCCGACAG AAAGCCTTGCTCCACAAGCAGCAGAGCCAGCCCCTGCTGGAGCTGCCCATGGGCtacaaggagaaggagatgacggCCGAAATGATGCAGAAGCGGGAGGAGCGTGCCCGCAAGCGGCGCCTGCAGGCCGCCAAGAAGGCGGAGGACAGCAAGAACCAGACCATTGAGAGGCTGACCAAGACCAGCAAGGCCAAGATCAAGAGCATGCGGGAGAGGAAGTTCAAGCAGGCCCAGTGCCCCATGGTGCGCTACAGCGACTCGGCCGCCGGGGGCGTGGCCATCTCCTTCCCAGTGGGCGTGGCTCCGCCCATGGCggcgccggccccgcccccggctccGCCGGCGCCCTGCGGGGTGACGGGGTGCGACAATCTCAAGAGGTACTGCTGCTCCACGACCGGCGTGCCGCTGTGTAGTCTGGCGTGCTACAAGAAGAACCTGGCGCTGGTGCAGAGCGCCGCATGA
- the ino80b gene encoding INO80 complex subunit B isoform X4, whose amino-acid sequence MGKRKDMIHPRFLAAEGGLHALHKRKHKKHKKHKKKHHRDDASGGHTFPEPLEKHPHPHHPMPMPRPPPPPQLRLKIKLGGQTLGTKSVPTFTVHPGVACPPSPLMIVNKHNDYDDDDDDDDDEDDDDEEPSVPLEQYRAWLDEDSNVATSPMPDVDSDSLPAVPVDEEERWLDALEKGELDDNGELKKEIDESLLTARQKALLHKQQSQPLLELPMGYKEKEMTAEMMQKREERARKRRLQAAKKAEDSKNQTIERLTKTSKAKIKSMRERKFKQAQCPMVRYSDSAAGGVAISFPVGVAPPMAAPAPPPAPPAPCGVTGCDNLKRYCCSTTGVPLCSLACYKKNLALVQSAA is encoded by the exons ATGGGGAAAAGGAAAGACATGATCCACCCCAGGTTCCTTG CAGCCGAAGGTGGACTGCATGCGCTCCACAAGaggaaacacaaaaaacacaagaagCATAAGAAGAAGCATCACCGTGACGACGCCAGCGGTGGCCACACCTTCCCCGAGCCCTTGGAgaaacacccccacccccaccaccccatgCCCATGCCCagacccccaccgccaccacagcTACGGCTCAAGATCAAACTGGGGGGCCAGACACTGGGCACTAAGAG TGTGCCGACCTTCACCGTGCACCCTGGCGTCGCCTGTCCACCCTCACCGCTGATGATCGTCAATAAACACAATGACTatgacgatgacgacgacgatgatgatgacgaagacGATGATGACGAAGAGCCATCCGTGCCTCTGGAGCAGTACCGGGCCTGGTTAG aTGAGGACAGCAACGTGGCTACCTCCCCGATGCCGGACGTGGACTCGGACTCGCTGCCCGCGGTCCCGGTAGACGAGGAGGAGCGGTGGCTTGACGCCCTGGAGAAAGGAGAGCTGGACGACAACGGAGAGCTGAAGAAGGAGATCGACGAGTCCCTGCTCACCGCCCGACAG AAAGCCTTGCTCCACAAGCAGCAGAGCCAGCCCCTGCTGGAGCTGCCCATGGGCtacaaggagaaggagatgacggCCGAAATGATGCAGAAGCGGGAGGAGCGTGCCCGCAAGCGGCGCCTGCAGGCCGCCAAGAAGGCGGAGGACAGCAAGAACCAGACCATTGAGAGGCTGACCAAGACCAGCAAGGCCAAGATCAAGAGCATGCGGGAGAGGAAGTTCAAGCAGGCCCAGTGCCCCATGGTGCGCTACAGCGACTCGGCCGCCGGGGGCGTGGCCATCTCCTTCCCAGTGGGCGTGGCTCCGCCCATGGCggcgccggccccgcccccggctccGCCGGCGCCCTGCGGGGTGACGGGGTGCGACAATCTCAAGAGGTACTGCTGCTCCACGACCGGCGTGCCGCTGTGTAGTCTGGCGTGCTACAAGAAGAACCTGGCGCTGGTGCAGAGCGCCGCATGA
- the ino80b gene encoding INO80 complex subunit B isoform X1 has protein sequence MGKRKDMIHPRFLAAEGGLHALHKRKHKKHKKHKKKHHRDDASGGHTFPEPLEKHPHPHHPMPMPRPPPPPQLRLKIKLGGQTLGTKSVPTFTVHPGVACPPSPLMIVNKHNDYDDDDDDDDDEDDDDEEPSVPLEQYRAWLVGPNPSSKTHDEDSNVATSPMPDVDSDSLPAVPVDEEERWLDALEKGELDDNGELKKEIDESLLTARQKALLHKQQSQPLLELPMGYKEKEMTAEMMQKREERARKRRLQAAKKAEDSKNQTIERLTKTSKAKIKSMRERKFKQAQCPMVRYSDSAAGGVAISFPVGVAPPMAAPAPPPAPPAPCGVTGCDNLKRYCCSTTGVPLCSLACYKKNLALVQSAA, from the exons ATGGGGAAAAGGAAAGACATGATCCACCCCAGGTTCCTTG CAGCCGAAGGTGGACTGCATGCGCTCCACAAGaggaaacacaaaaaacacaagaagCATAAGAAGAAGCATCACCGTGACGACGCCAGCGGTGGCCACACCTTCCCCGAGCCCTTGGAgaaacacccccacccccaccaccccatgCCCATGCCCagacccccaccgccaccacagcTACGGCTCAAGATCAAACTGGGGGGCCAGACACTGGGCACTAAGAG TGTGCCGACCTTCACCGTGCACCCTGGCGTCGCCTGTCCACCCTCACCGCTGATGATCGTCAATAAACACAATGACTatgacgatgacgacgacgatgatgatgacgaagacGATGATGACGAAGAGCCATCCGTGCCTCTGGAGCAGTACCGGGCCTGGTTAG TAGGTCCCAATCCCTCTTCAAAGACACATG aTGAGGACAGCAACGTGGCTACCTCCCCGATGCCGGACGTGGACTCGGACTCGCTGCCCGCGGTCCCGGTAGACGAGGAGGAGCGGTGGCTTGACGCCCTGGAGAAAGGAGAGCTGGACGACAACGGAGAGCTGAAGAAGGAGATCGACGAGTCCCTGCTCACCGCCCGACAG AAAGCCTTGCTCCACAAGCAGCAGAGCCAGCCCCTGCTGGAGCTGCCCATGGGCtacaaggagaaggagatgacggCCGAAATGATGCAGAAGCGGGAGGAGCGTGCCCGCAAGCGGCGCCTGCAGGCCGCCAAGAAGGCGGAGGACAGCAAGAACCAGACCATTGAGAGGCTGACCAAGACCAGCAAGGCCAAGATCAAGAGCATGCGGGAGAGGAAGTTCAAGCAGGCCCAGTGCCCCATGGTGCGCTACAGCGACTCGGCCGCCGGGGGCGTGGCCATCTCCTTCCCAGTGGGCGTGGCTCCGCCCATGGCggcgccggccccgcccccggctccGCCGGCGCCCTGCGGGGTGACGGGGTGCGACAATCTCAAGAGGTACTGCTGCTCCACGACCGGCGTGCCGCTGTGTAGTCTGGCGTGCTACAAGAAGAACCTGGCGCTGGTGCAGAGCGCCGCATGA
- the aadat gene encoding kynurenine/alpha-aminoadipate aminotransferase, mitochondrial isoform X1 has translation MSSSNRSSSGTTMNYSRFLTAVSAARRPSPIRLLTEIQQRSPPSMISLAGGAPNPNTFPFRSASFTMNDGSTFSFDESLMKRALQYSASTGIPELVAWMKKLQRDLHNPPSVSYSPERGQMDLCVTTGSQEGLCKVFEMLVNPGDNVLLDSPTYSGTLAALQPLGCNLINVASDEHGMVPAALKEVLSRWDPADVHQPGSTAPRLLYTIPNGGNPTGASMTTQRKQEVYELARLYDMLIIEDDPYFFLQFDKPWAPSLLSMDVDARIIRTDSFSKILSSGLRIGFVTGPAPLVKRVELHIQASTMHTSTFTQLMVSELVHSWGQEGFLKHIDGVIEFYSKQRDAMMSSADKWLKDVAEWHAPSAGMFLWIKLKGIADTQQLIMEKAIEKEVLMVPGGVFMIDSSKPCPYVRAAFSLSTPQQIDEAFRRLSLLIREAQ, from the exons ATGTCTTCTTCCAACAGGTCTTCTTCAG GAACAACAATGAATTACTCCCGGTTTCTGACAGCAGTCAGCGCTGCTAGGAGGCCCTCACCGATCCGATTGCTCA CCGAGATCCAGCAGCGCTCGCCCCCTTCAATGATCTCATTGGCCGGTGGAGCCCCCAACCCCAACACCTTCCCCTTCCGCTCGGCCTCCTTCACCATGAACGACGGCTCCACTTTTTCCTTCGACGAGTCGCTGATGAAGAGGGCCTTGCAGTATTCGGCCTCAACcgg gaTCCCAGAGCTGGTGGCCTGGATGAAGAAGCTTCAGCGGGACCTCCACAACCCGCCCAGCGTGAGCTACAGTCCGGAGAGGGGTCAGATGGACCTGTGTGTCACCACGGGCAGCCAGGAGGGCCTCTGCAAG GTGTTTGAGATGCTGGTGAACCCTGGGGACAACGTGCTGTTGGACTCGCCTACGTACTCTGGCACGCTGGCTGCG CTCCAGCCGCTGGGCTGCAACCTGATCAACGTGGCGAGCGACGAGCACGGCATGGTGCCGGCGGCCCTGAAGGAGGTGCTCTCCCGCTGGGACCCCGCCGACGTGCACCAGCCGGGCAGCACGGCCCCCCGGCTCCTCTACACCATCCCCAACGGGGGGAACCCCACCGGCGCCTCCATGACCACGCAGCGCAAACAGGAAGTGTACGAG CTGGCCAGGCTGTACGACATGCTCATCATCGAGGACGACCCCTACTTCTTCCTGCAGTTCGACAAG CCCTGGgcgccctccctcctctccatgGACGTGGACGCGCGGATAATACGCACCGACTCCTTCTCCAAGATCCTGTCGTCGGG CCTGAGGATAGGCTTCGTGACGGGGCCCGCGCCTCTGGTCAAAAGGGTGGAGCTCCACATCCAGGCCTCCACCATGCACACCAGCACCTTCACTCAg ctCATGGTCTCTGAGCTGGTGCACAGCTGGGGCCAAGAGGGCTTCCTCAAGCACATAGATGG GGTCATTGAGTTCTACAGCAAGCAGCGAGACGCCATGATGTCCTCAGCGGACAAGTGGCTGAAAG atgtagcGGAATGGCACGCCCCCTCTGCAGGCATGTTCCTGTGGATCAAGCTGAAGGGCATCGCCGACACCCAGCAGCTTATCATGGAGAAGGCCATCGAGAAAGAG GTGTTAATGGTTCCTGGGGGCGTGTTCATGATTGACAGCTCCAAGCCCTGCCCCTACGTGAGAGcggccttctccctctccacacCACAACAGATAGACGAG gcctTCAGGAGGCTGTCCCTGCTCATCAGAGAGGCTCAGTGA
- the aadat gene encoding kynurenine/alpha-aminoadipate aminotransferase, mitochondrial isoform X2 yields the protein MNYSRFLTAVSAARRPSPIRLLTEIQQRSPPSMISLAGGAPNPNTFPFRSASFTMNDGSTFSFDESLMKRALQYSASTGIPELVAWMKKLQRDLHNPPSVSYSPERGQMDLCVTTGSQEGLCKVFEMLVNPGDNVLLDSPTYSGTLAALQPLGCNLINVASDEHGMVPAALKEVLSRWDPADVHQPGSTAPRLLYTIPNGGNPTGASMTTQRKQEVYELARLYDMLIIEDDPYFFLQFDKPWAPSLLSMDVDARIIRTDSFSKILSSGLRIGFVTGPAPLVKRVELHIQASTMHTSTFTQLMVSELVHSWGQEGFLKHIDGVIEFYSKQRDAMMSSADKWLKDVAEWHAPSAGMFLWIKLKGIADTQQLIMEKAIEKEVLMVPGGVFMIDSSKPCPYVRAAFSLSTPQQIDEAFRRLSLLIREAQ from the exons ATGAATTACTCCCGGTTTCTGACAGCAGTCAGCGCTGCTAGGAGGCCCTCACCGATCCGATTGCTCA CCGAGATCCAGCAGCGCTCGCCCCCTTCAATGATCTCATTGGCCGGTGGAGCCCCCAACCCCAACACCTTCCCCTTCCGCTCGGCCTCCTTCACCATGAACGACGGCTCCACTTTTTCCTTCGACGAGTCGCTGATGAAGAGGGCCTTGCAGTATTCGGCCTCAACcgg gaTCCCAGAGCTGGTGGCCTGGATGAAGAAGCTTCAGCGGGACCTCCACAACCCGCCCAGCGTGAGCTACAGTCCGGAGAGGGGTCAGATGGACCTGTGTGTCACCACGGGCAGCCAGGAGGGCCTCTGCAAG GTGTTTGAGATGCTGGTGAACCCTGGGGACAACGTGCTGTTGGACTCGCCTACGTACTCTGGCACGCTGGCTGCG CTCCAGCCGCTGGGCTGCAACCTGATCAACGTGGCGAGCGACGAGCACGGCATGGTGCCGGCGGCCCTGAAGGAGGTGCTCTCCCGCTGGGACCCCGCCGACGTGCACCAGCCGGGCAGCACGGCCCCCCGGCTCCTCTACACCATCCCCAACGGGGGGAACCCCACCGGCGCCTCCATGACCACGCAGCGCAAACAGGAAGTGTACGAG CTGGCCAGGCTGTACGACATGCTCATCATCGAGGACGACCCCTACTTCTTCCTGCAGTTCGACAAG CCCTGGgcgccctccctcctctccatgGACGTGGACGCGCGGATAATACGCACCGACTCCTTCTCCAAGATCCTGTCGTCGGG CCTGAGGATAGGCTTCGTGACGGGGCCCGCGCCTCTGGTCAAAAGGGTGGAGCTCCACATCCAGGCCTCCACCATGCACACCAGCACCTTCACTCAg ctCATGGTCTCTGAGCTGGTGCACAGCTGGGGCCAAGAGGGCTTCCTCAAGCACATAGATGG GGTCATTGAGTTCTACAGCAAGCAGCGAGACGCCATGATGTCCTCAGCGGACAAGTGGCTGAAAG atgtagcGGAATGGCACGCCCCCTCTGCAGGCATGTTCCTGTGGATCAAGCTGAAGGGCATCGCCGACACCCAGCAGCTTATCATGGAGAAGGCCATCGAGAAAGAG GTGTTAATGGTTCCTGGGGGCGTGTTCATGATTGACAGCTCCAAGCCCTGCCCCTACGTGAGAGcggccttctccctctccacacCACAACAGATAGACGAG gcctTCAGGAGGCTGTCCCTGCTCATCAGAGAGGCTCAGTGA